The Polyangium aurulentum genomic interval TGGGGGGCCGCGTCGGCGAGGATCAGGGCGGCTTCTTTTTCGGTGAGGCGTGGGTGCAGGGGGACGAGGGCAGCGCCGAGCTCGAGCAGGGCGTGGAGGGCAACCACGGTGCTCGGCTCGCAGGTGGCGCGGAGGGCGACGCGGGCGCCGGGGCCGATGCCCAGGGAAGAGAGATGCCGGAGGACGCGGCGGACGCGATCGGCGAGGGCGGCGAAGGAGATCGCGGCGCCGTCGACGATGAGCGCGGGGCTCGGGGCGACGTGGGGATCGCTTGCGGCTTCGAGCAGGCTCAGGCCATCCATCGGGATCGCTCCTCCTCCGTGAAACCGAGGCCCGGCAGCGCCGCGGCTTTCACGCGTCCTGCGCGCGTGGCCTGCGGGATCGCGAGCGGCGGATAGGTTGCGAGCAAGGGGTGCGCGTCGAGGCCCGAGGCGAGCGGAGACCGCGGCAGCGCGCGCGAAAGCTCGCACGCGGCCGCCATGCCCACGGGGCCGTCGAAGAGGTGTGTCACGACCAGATCCACGCTTTTCTCCGCGGCGATCTGCGCGATCGCGAGCGCAGGCAAGAGGCCACCGAGCACCGCGGGCTTCAAGATGAACGCGGCGCACCCGGGCAGAGCTGCGAGTTTGTCTGCGAGGCCGGGGAGGCGCAGCGACTCGTCTGCGGCCCAGGGGACCGGGGTGGGTCCGAGGTGCACGAGCTCTTCCGGCGCCACGGGCTGCTCGACGAAGCGGATCGCGAGCGGCGCCAGCGCTTCGAGGCGGCGGCGCGCTTCTTCGAGGGTCCAGGCGGCGTTGGGATCGAGCCTGAGCTCGAAGGGCTCGGGCAGCGCGTGTCGCAGCTCCTCGAGTCGGCGCTTCTCGCGCTGAAAACCCTCTTCGTCCCGCGCCCGCAGCTTGATCTTGAGCGCCGCGCGGCCTCGCGCGACGAGGTCCATGCCCGCCTTCACGAGGTCATCCGCGCTCGCATCGAGCAGCCCGTTCACGGCCACCTCCGCGTGCGCGCGCGTGCCGGCGAGGAGCTCGGCGACCGACAAACCCGCAGATTGTCCCGCGAGATCGAGCAGCGCCGTCTCGAGGGCGAACCTCGCCGACGGCAGCGCCGAGAGCGCGGGCAGAACGGGCGCGATCGCGCGCTCGATGCGCTCGTCCACAGGACCGAGGCGCGCCTCGATGCCCCCGAGAGCCTCTGCGCACGAGGCCGCGTCGTCTGCGGAAAACCCGGCCAGCGGCGAGGCCTCGCCGATCCCGACGCGCCCCGCCTCGTCCTCGAGCGCGAGCCGCACGAACGGCCTCCCACGCCCCTCCCCCGGCGTCAGCAAGACCCTGGATCGCGCGACGCGCATCGAGGACGACCTCCGTCAGGACAGCACGAGCCCGCCCGAGAACAGCGCGCCGTAGACGAGCAGGAGCATCGCCGTGCGCGCGAGGACCGCGTTGAGCGGCCTCCCCTCGCCCGTCGCGAGCTTGTTGAGGAGCACGATCGCGAGCGGCAGTGACGCGAGCGGCAAGAGCACCCACGGCCCGAGCCCGAGCCCGAGCACCGCCACCACGGGCGCCGCGTACGCCATCACCATGAGCAGCGCGTACTCGGCGATCCCGCCGCGCTTGCCGAGACGCACCGCCAGCGTGCGCTTGCCCGCCTTCACGTCGGTCTCGCGATCCCGCACGTTGTTCACGACGAGGACCGCGGTCGCGATCGCACCCACGGGCACGGACGCGAGCCACGCGAGCGGCGGGACCGCGTCTACCTGCACGAACACCGTGCCGCAGACCGCGACGAGGCCGAAGAAGACGAACACGAAGACGTCGCCGAGGCCGTGGTAGCCGAGCGGATAGGGTCCGCCGGTGTACGCGACGCCCGAGAGCACGGAGGCGATGCCGATCGCGACGATCGGCCATCCGCCCACCGCGACGAGGTAGATCCCCGGCACGAGCGTGAGCGCGATCGTCGCGACGAGCCCCGCGCGCATCTGCCTCGGCGTGAGCAGGCCCGAGGCCGTGGCGCGCGTGGGCCCGAGCCGCTCCTCGGTGTCGGCGCCCTTCTCGTGATCGAAGACGTCGTTGGCGAAGTTCGTCGCGATCTGGATGAGGATCGCGCCGACGAGCGCGGCGAGCGCAGGCAGCGCGCGAAACGCGCCCACCGCATGCGCCACCGCGCTCCCCACCATCACGGGCACGACAGCCGCCGTCAGCGTCGCAGGCCTGCACGCGAGCACCCACGCGCGGAGCGAGCCAGGCTGAACGACGCTCGTCGTCTCCGCCGATCCGGGCATCGCCGTGCTGCTCACGGAAGCCGCCTGAACTTCTTGAAGTTCGGCTTGCGCTTCTGCAGGTACGCGTTCTTGCCCTCCTTGGCCTCCTCGCTGAGGTAGTAGAGCAAGGTCGCGTTGCCCGCGAACTCCTGCAACCCCGCCTGCCCGTCGCAGTCCGCGTTCATCGCCGACTTCAGGAAGCGCAGCGCGATGGGCGACAGCTCGAGCATCTCGCGGCACCACTTGACCGTCTCCTCCTCGAGCTGGTCGACGGGCACGACGGTGTTCACGAGGCCCATCTCGAGCGCCTGCTTGGCGTCGTACTGCCGGCAGAGGAACCAGATCTCGCGGGCCTTCTTCTGGCCGATGATGCGCGCGAGGTAGCTCGATCCGAAGCCGCCGTCGAAGCTGCCGACGCGGGGCCCGGTCTGACCGAAGCGCGCGTTGTCGGCGGCGATCGTCAAGTCGCAGACCACGTGCAAGACGTGCCCGCCGCCGATCGCGTAGCCCGCGACCATGGCGACCACGGGCTTCGGCAAGGAACGGATCTGCCGCTGCAGATCGAGCACGTTGAGGCGCGGGATCCCGTCGTCACCGACGTAGCCGCCCTCCCCGCGCACGCGTTGATCGCCGCCCGAACAGAACGCCTCCTTGCCCTCGCCGGTCAGGATGACGACGCCGATGTTCTCGTCGTCGCGCGCGTCGTCGAACGCGCGGATCATCTCCTTGACCGTGAGCGGCCTGAACGCGTTGCGGACCTGGGGGCGGTTGATCGTGATCTTCGCGATCCCCTCCTCGGACTTCTCGTACTTGATGTCCTCGAAGCCGGAGACGGCGATCCATTTCGGCAGGGTCATGATGTGGCTCCTTCACCCCGCGGCGCGCGGGGGGCAAAAACGGTCTCTGGCTCGGCCGCGAGCGCAGCGGCGAGCTCGGCGCGAAAACGAGCGACGCGCGCAGCACCGTCGCCAGGCGGCACGACGGCCTCGACGAGCGTCGCGCCCGGACGCGCGTGGGCCTCGCCGAGCGCCGACGCGAGCTCCGCGGGGGCTTGCACGCGCGCGAAGCGGATCCCGAAGGACGCGGCGGCCTCGGCGAGATCGACGGGCTCGGGCATCGTGAAGTACTTATCGAAGTCGGGCCGCTCCGCGCTCTTCACGATGGGCAGGTGCTCGAAGATGCGGCCGCCGTCGTTCTGCACGACCACGATCACGAGCGGCCGATCGGCGCGGCGGGCGAGCGCGAGGCCGCCGATGTCGTGCAGCAGGCTGAGATCGCCGAGCAGCAGGGTGACGGGCCTGTCCGTGGCCGAGAGCGCGCCTGCGGCGCCCGAGACGAGGCCGTCGATGCCGCTCGCGCCCCGCTGGTGCAGGACGTCGAGCGCCGCCGCGCGCGCAGGCGCCCAGACGTCGATGTCACGCACGGGCGTGCTGTTGCCGATCACCAGGACCGACCCCTCGGGGCAGGCGTCCACCACGCCACGCGCGACGCAGGCCTCGGTGAGCTCGGGCGCGACCGAAACCTCGGCCGCGATGGACCACGCGCGCGCGTCCGCACGCGCGAACGAGGTCGCCCACGCGCTCTGCGCAGGCTGCCCGCGCGAAGCGAGGCGCTGCTGGATCCCTGCGGCCGCAGCAGCCGGATCGCCAAGCACGAGCGCCGTGGCCGTGCCGGCCGGGTCGCTGTAGCCGTGGTGGGCGAGCACGTACCTGGGCACGCGCGGGTTCTCGGCGACCAGATCGGCGTAGCCCTGCGACGTCGGCGGCGCGCCGATCTCGAGGATCAGATCGGGCACGTGCGCCCTGCGGAACGCGGGGATGCGCAGCAACGAGTCGAACGCAGGACAGGCGGTGAAGCCCTTGCCTGCGCCCGCGAAGCGCGCCCCGCTCGTGGACTCGGCGAGCACGGGGAAGCCCGTGACGCGCGCGAGCTTGCGGATCGCGGGGCCGAAGCGCCTGCCGGGATCGAGCGGCGAAGGCCCGCACACGATGAGCCCTCGCTCGGAGCGCGCCGCGAGCTTCGCGATCTCGTCGAGCGCCGCGGGCGACGGCGCGACCTCGGGCGCGAACACGCGGGTCGGACCGCGACGCAAAAGCTCGTCCACGAGCGGCTGCCAGGGCTCGGGACTGCTCGTGGACACGGGCTCGAGCGGCTTGCGAAAGCGCGCGTTCACGTGCACCGGGCCGGGCAGCGGAGAGAGCGACAGCGCGACCGCCTGCGCCGCGATCCGCGGCACGGCGCGCAGGGCGGAGGGCGCCGGATCGGGCAGGCCGAGCTCGGCGAAGTGCCGCGCGTGCGCCCCGAAGAGCCGGAGCTGATCGATGGTCTGCGGCGCGGCGACGTCGGCCAGCTCCCAGGGCCTGTCCGCGGTGATCGCGACCATGGGCACGAAGCTCTGCGAGGCCTCGATGATCGCGGGCAGGTAGTGCGCCCCGGCCGTGCCCGAGGTGCACACGAGCGCGCTCGGCCTTCCTGTCACGCGCGCCTGTCCGAGCGCGAAGAACGCGGCCGATCGCTCGTCGACCGCGGTGTGGCAGCGCAGCCCGCCGATGCGCGCCGCCGCGAGCGCGAGCGGCGTCGAGCGCGAGCCAGGGCTGATCACGATGTCAGCGACGCCTGCGCTCGCGAGCGATCGGATGAACAGCTCCGCCCAGGCCGAGTGCAGGTTCGAGCTGCTCATGCTCCTATCCCGAGCGCCGTGAGCATGGGCGCCTGCTTGGCCCGCGTCTCTGCGAACTCCGAGCGCGGATCCGAGCCCTCGACGATCCCGGCGCCCGCGTAGAGCCACGCCTCGCGCGCGCCCACGAGCCCGGCCCGGATCGCCACCGCGAAGTCGCCGTCCCCCGCCCCGTCGAGCCAGCCCACCGCGCCCGTGTACCAGCCGCGTCCGCTGGGCTCGTTCTGCGCGATGAACGCGACGGCGTCCTCGCGCGGCGTGCCGCACACGGCCGGCGTCGGGTGCAGCGACTCGACGAGCGACAGCACGTGCAAGGGCGCGCGCAGGGTGGCCCGGATGGGCGTCCAGAGGTGGTGCACGTTGCGCAGCGTGCGGATCACGGGCTCCGCGGGCACGTCGAGCGCAGTCGTGGCGGACTCGAGCACGCGCGCGATCGCCTCCACGACGATGGCATGCTCGCGCCGCTCCTTGGCGCTCGTGAACAGCGCGTCCTTGATCGCCTCCTCGTTCGCCCCGCGGCGCGCGGTGCCAGCGAGGCCGTCGGTCTCGACGACCCGGCCCGAGCGCGCGACGAGCCGCTCGGGCGAGGCGCCGACGAACACCGCGTCGCCGCGCTGGATCGCGAAGCGCGTGCAGTCTCCGTAATCCTCGCCCATGCGCACGAGCGCCGCGCCGATGTCGATCGCGCGCGACGAGGTGACGTGGCTCGGCGCGACCGCGACGACCTTCTCGAGCGCCCGCGACCGGATGTGCGCGAGCGCCGCCTCGACGAGCTCGCAGAACGCCGCGCTCGTCATCCCCTCGATCCGCGCATCCCCGGCGCCGCCCTCCCGGTGCATGGGGACGCCGCGCCCCGCCGCCGTGATGGCCTCCTGCGCGCGCTCGAAATCCGCGACGATCACGGCCCTTCTGTCCTCGCGCAGCAGATCCTCGACGCGCGCGCAGAGCTGGAGCGAGCCCCGGCCGCCACGGACGGCGTAGCGCAGGCGCGGAAGCACGAAGCTCGCGTCGCCGAAGGCAGCCCAGGGCGCCTCGCGGCGCGGCTCGGGTCGGAAGGACAAACCACCGAAGAGCCGGGGCGAAGGCGCGCCTTCGGCTTCGGGGTGGCGGACCTCGAAGACCTGCGCGAACAGGCGCTCGGCCTCCGCGATCACCTGGCGAAGGCGCTCGGGCCCGCTGCCCTCGACGCGCGCCGCCTCGCCCCAGCCCGCGAGCGCGCCCCCGCCCTCACGCTCGCGCGCGGAGGCGTCCCAGAAGAGGATCGGCGCGTCGTCCGCGCCGCGCGCGACGAGGAGCCGATCGGGCGCGACGGGCATCGCCGGGACGGTGATCGCGATGATCTCCGCGGGCGCGCGCTGCCGCGTCGCAGCCTCGAGCGCACGGGCGACGAAAGAGCTCGACATCTACGCCTCCTTTCGGGACGCCCCTTCCCGCGCCGGCGTGGCCACGAACAGCCAGGCTACGCCGAACGTGAGCGGCGCCGACTCGATGACCCTGAGCCCCGACGCCTCCATCGTGCGGACGAACTCCTCGGGCGGCGGGAACGCCTGGATCGAACGCTGCAGGTAGCGGTACTCCTTGGCGCCCGAGATGAGCCCACCGACGCGCGGCACGATGTCGTGCACGTACGTGCGCGCGAGCGTGCCCATGAGACCGCGGCGCGGCTCGGACAGCTCGAGGATCACGACGCGCCCGCCCTCGCGCGTGACGCGCGCCATCTCGCGCAGCGCCCGCGGCCGATCGGGCACGTTGCGGATGCCGAACGCGATGGCCACGCCGTCGACGCTCGCGTCCCCGAGCGGCAGCTCCTGCGCGTCGCCGACCTGCAGCTCGATGCGACCCTCGAGCTTCGAGCCGCCCAGCTTTCGCCTGCCCACGTCGAGCATGCCGCGCGACGGATCCATCCCGATGACGGTCGCGTCCGGGTACTCCTCGGCGATGGCGATCGCGAGATCGGCCGTCCCCGTCGCGAGATCGAGCACGCGCGCGCCGCGCTTCAGGGCGAGCGCACGCACCGCGCGCCTGCGCCAGCCCTGATCCATGCCGAGCGACAAGATGCGGTTGAGCAGGTCGTAACGGCCCGCGATCGCGTCGAACATCTCGCCGCTGCCCGAGCGCACGTCGCGCCCGGTCTGTTCAGAAGAACCGCTCATGTCGCCTCCTCGCGTGCGGCCGTCATCGCCGCAGGCGGCACGCTCGGAAGCTCGCGCTTGCGCTCGTGCAGCCGCATGTGACCGCGCTGGATGCCCTCGCCCGCGAGCGCGCGCAGCGCCGCGAGGTTCGACGCGAGCCCGACCGACGCCATCACCACCGACAGCTCGGCCGCGCTCTCGACCCCGAGCAGCTCGAGGGCGGCGCGCACGCCCGGGTGCGCGTTCACCGAGCCGCCCACCGTGCCCACCGCGAGCGGCAGCTCCGCCTCGCCGACGAGCCCGCCCGGCGCGCGCTTCCACGTGCTCAGCGGCCTGTACTTGCCGCTCATCGAGGCGAACGCGTGCGCGCCGGCCTCGATCGCGCGGAAGTCTTGCCCGAGCGCGACGGCCACCGCGTCGAGCCCGTTCATGAAGCCCTTGTTGTGCGTGACCGCGCGGAAGACATCGAGCTCGGCGAAGCGGCTGGCGCGCGCGATGCCCTGCGCGATCTCCGCCCCACCGACCTCCTCGTCGCGCACCTCGGCGGAGACGCGCACGCGGCGGCGGAGGGTCAGGTTGGTGAGGATCCGCAGGCCCATGGTGCCGCCCGTGATCGCGTGGATCGCGGGCGCGATGGCCTCGGCGACCGTGTCGACCGTGTTCGCGCCCATGCAGTCGCCCACGTCGACGTGCACGTGGAAGACGAGCACGCCGAGCGCGTCGTCGAGCACGCGCGCCTCGAGATCCCGGCAGCCGCCGCCGCGCGAGACCATGCGCGGGATCGACGCGTCGCCGAGCGCGAGGATGCGCTCTCGATGCTCGAGCACGCGCGCCGCGGCCGAAGCCGGATCGGGCACGTCGTCGAGCTGGATCTGCGCGGTCATGACGGGCGCGTCCGCCTCGCCTTTGAAGCCGCCAGCGCCGCGCACCATCTTCGCCGCGTTCGACGCGGCGGCGACCACGCTCGGCTCCTCCACGGCCATCGGCACGAGCACGTCGCGGCCGTTGACGAGGAAGTTCAGGCCCACCGACAGGGGCAGCGCGTGCGTCGCGAGCACGTTCTCGCTCATGCGATCGGCGAGCGCGACGGGCAGACCGCCGCCGCGCGCGAGGTGCTCGAAGGCCTCGACCGAGGCCGCGCCCATCTCGCGCAGGAGCACGAGGCGGCCCTCCGGCGGGCGCTTGTAGAAGCCGGCCAGGCGGCTCGTGATCGATCGCTTCATTGCACCGCCTCCTTCGCGTACGCGCCGCCGAGATCGGAGAGCACGGGGCCGAGCTGCGCGAGCGGCACGGCCTGCGGGCCGTCGGAGAGCGCCGCGCCCGGATCCGGGTGCGTCTCGATCATGAGCCCCGCCGCGCCCGCCGACAGCGCCGCGCGCCCGAGCGGCAGCACGAGATCGCGCCGGCCCGCGCCGTGCGACGGATCCACGATCACCGGCAGCCTGTGCACGTGACGCAGGAGCGCCACCGCGCCGAGGTCGAGCAGGTTGCGCGTCGAGTCGTCGAAGCCGCGGATGCCCCGCTCGCAGAAGATGACGCCCGAGGCGCCGTGCGACAGCACGTACTCGCCCGCGAGCAGCCACTCCTCGATCGTCGAGGCCATCCCGCGCTTGAGCAAGACCGGCTTGCCCGCGCGCCCCACGGCCTTGAGCAGCGCGAAGTTCTGCATGTTGCGCGATCCCACCTGGACGAGATCGGCGACCTCGGCGACGAAGGGCACGTGGCCCTCGCCGAGCGCCTCGGTCACGACCAGCATCCCCGCCGCGTCGGCCGCGCGCCGCATCCAGCCGAGCGCCGCGTCGCCGTGGCCCTGGAACGCGTACGGGCTCGTGCGCGGCTTGAACGCCCCGCCGCGCAGGAAGGTCACGCCGAGCTTCGCGAGCACCTGCGCCATCTCGAGCACGTGCCCCTCGGACTCGACGCTGCACGGCCCGCACATCCACACCGGGCTCGCGCCGCCGATCTTGACCCCGCCGACCGTGACGACCGGACCCTGCGCGGCCACGAGCGGGTGCGCGGGCTTCGGCGTCGTCACCTCGGCGACGCCGTCGATGCGCGCGAGATCCGCCGGATCTGCAGGCTGCGAGTGCGACGCGATGACGTAGTGAACGGTGGATCCGGACGCGCTGCGCTCCACCCGCGAGACCCACAGCCCCCGGCCCGCGAGCTCGTTGAGGACGCGCCCCGCGTCTGCGTCGTGCTTGAGCGAGACGATCATGGCAGCTACTTCCTCCGTTCCGGCGTCGCGCGAGCGACGGCTTCGAGCGCGGTCTTGGCAATCCCATCCGGCAAGGGCGCGATGACGGCGATCGCCTCCGCGCACATCCGGCGCGCGAGCGCGAGGCAGTCGTCGACCACGCCCGAAGCGCGCAGCGTCGACGAGACGCGCGCGCCGACGTCGGCCCTCACCTCTTCGCCCCTGCACGCCGCCTCGAGCAGCGGCAGAAGCTCCGGGCAGCGCTCCATCGCGAGCAGGAGCGGATACGTCATCTTCCCCTCGCCCAGATCCGCGAGCATCGCCTTGCCCGTCGTCTCCGGATCGCCGGCCACGTCGAGCACGTCGTCGACGAGCTGGAACGCGATGCCGAGCTTCTTGCCGTACTCGACGAGCGCGTCGCAGCCCTCCGGGGACACGCCGCCCGCCTTCGCGCCGGCGAACATCGCCCAGCGGAAGAGCGACGCGGTCTTTCCGTCGACGATGCGGAAGTACTCGGCCCGGCTGCCGTCGAGCCGCCCCCTTCGGCCGAGCTGCATGCTCTCGGCGATGACCATCTCCTTGATCACCTCGAGCATGCGCGCGAGCACCTCGGCGTTGCCGGTCTTCTGGATGCGGCAGAGCGCCTCGACGAGCAGCCAGTCGCCCCCGAAGATGCTGGCCGCATTGCCGTAGATGACGCGCGCCGCGTCGGCCCCCCGCCGCCGGGCGCCGAGATCGACGACGTCGTCGTGGAGCAGGGTCGCGTTGTGCACCAGCTCGACGGCGACCGCATACGTGCGCGCCGCGTCGCCGAAGCCGCGTCCCGCGTACGCCGCGAGCGCCACGCAGATGGGCCGCAGGCGCTTGCCGTCCTGCCCGAGCAGGTGCCGCGCGCTCGCGTGCGCCACCGTCTGTCCTCCCACGCCCACCTGAGCGAGGGCGAGATCGACCTCGTCGAGATCGGAGGCGAGGAAGGCGCGCAGATCGGCGAGCCTGCCCGCCAGCGGATCGAGGCCATGCCCCTCGCAGCCCTTCTCGAGGCTTTTGACCACGTCATGGGGAGGGACGTAGTCCATCGGGTACGTTGCGATCGTCATTTCGTTTGCTCCCAAAGAGTCGAAGCTCGGCGACACCGGACCAACCAACCGCGCGAGGGGCTATCCCCGCCGCTTGCGCGTGAGGCGCAGCGGGAACCGCATGAGATCGCCGAAAGGCGAAAAGTCGACGACGCGCGATCGGATGAAGCCGTCGAGAGCCGTCTGCGCGACGATGACGAAAGAGAGCAGGCGCTTGACGCGGTCGACGCTGCGCGCAAGCTCCGGCGATTGAGGCCGCGACTCGAGCAGCGAGACGGCGCGCTCGAGGCGGCCGCGCACCGAGTCGGCGAGGAGCCGCTCGCGCTCGTCGAAGACCTTCGAGATCATCTTCCAGAAGTCGGTCTCGGCCTCGAAGTACTCCTTGCGATCGCCGGGGCGGAAGACGCGCCGCACGACGCCCCAGCGCTGAAGCTCCGTGAGCGACATGCTCACCGCGCCCGAGGAGAGGCTGAGCCGCTCGCCGATCGCCGCTGCGGGCAGCGGATCGACGGCGATGAAGAGGACCGTCCAAACGCGGCCGAGCACGCGGCGAAAACCCCAGTGCTCGATGACGTCGCCGATGGCCTCGGCGGCGAGCATCTCGGCCTCGTGCGCCGGATCGTGTTCGATTATCTCGCCTTGAAGTTTCAAAACCTTTTGAAAGTCCAGATAGCGATAAAAACACCCCAGGTCAAGGGCCAGGGCACAACCTGGACGGGAGCGCCGCGAAGGCGACGGAAGGCGCGCCGCGTCAGCTTTCGCGTCGAAGGTGCGGGGACAAAAAGCGAAGACGCCGCTCCTTTCGAAGCGGCGTCTTTGCGTGGGACCGGGCCTCGTTCAGCCCTTCAGGCGCTCGCGCAGGTTGTGGTGCTGGCGCCAGATGCCTTCGGGCATCTGCTTTCCGAAGGAGCCGAAGAACTGCTCCTGATCGACGAGGTCCTCGAGCCAGGCGTCGCGATCGACCGAGAACAGCTCACGCATCGCCTGCGGCTCGATCCCGAGGCCGCTCGTGTCGAGCTCGCCGTCCTCCGGCAGGATGCCGATCGACGTCTCGCGCCCCTTGGCCACCCCGTGGATGCGGTCGTGCATCCAGCGCAGCACGCGCAGGTTCTCGCCGAAGCCCGGCCACAGGTACTTGCCCGCATCGTTCTGGCGGAACCAGTTGACGTGGAAGACCTTCGGCATGTTCGCGTGGCCGCGACCCATGTCGAGCCAGTGCCCGAAGTAGTCGCCCATGTTGTATCCGCAGAAGGGCCGCATCGCCATCGGGTCGCGGCGCACGACGCCCACCTTGCCGGTGGCCGCCGCCGTCGTCTCCGAGGCCAT includes:
- the ubiE gene encoding bifunctional demethylmenaquinone methyltransferase/2-methoxy-6-polyprenyl-1,4-benzoquinol methylase UbiE, yielding MSGSSEQTGRDVRSGSGEMFDAIAGRYDLLNRILSLGMDQGWRRRAVRALALKRGARVLDLATGTADLAIAIAEEYPDATVIGMDPSRGMLDVGRRKLGGSKLEGRIELQVGDAQELPLGDASVDGVAIAFGIRNVPDRPRALREMARVTREGGRVVILELSEPRRGLMGTLARTYVHDIVPRVGGLISGAKEYRYLQRSIQAFPPPEEFVRTMEASGLRVIESAPLTFGVAWLFVATPAREGASRKEA
- a CDS encoding GbsR/MarR family transcriptional regulator; translation: MLAAEAIGDVIEHWGFRRVLGRVWTVLFIAVDPLPAAAIGERLSLSSGAVSMSLTELQRWGVVRRVFRPGDRKEYFEAETDFWKMISKVFDERERLLADSVRGRLERAVSLLESRPQSPELARSVDRVKRLLSFVIVAQTALDGFIRSRVVDFSPFGDLMRFPLRLTRKRRG
- the aroF gene encoding 3-deoxy-7-phosphoheptulonate synthase, encoding MIVSLKHDADAGRVLNELAGRGLWVSRVERSASGSTVHYVIASHSQPADPADLARIDGVAEVTTPKPAHPLVAAQGPVVTVGGVKIGGASPVWMCGPCSVESEGHVLEMAQVLAKLGVTFLRGGAFKPRTSPYAFQGHGDAALGWMRRAADAAGMLVVTEALGEGHVPFVAEVADLVQVGSRNMQNFALLKAVGRAGKPVLLKRGMASTIEEWLLAGEYVLSHGASGVIFCERGIRGFDDSTRNLLDLGAVALLRHVHRLPVIVDPSHGAGRRDLVLPLGRAALSAGAAGLMIETHPDPGAALSDGPQAVPLAQLGPVLSDLGGAYAKEAVQ
- a CDS encoding 1,4-dihydroxy-2-naphthoate polyprenyltransferase, whose amino-acid sequence is MPGSAETTSVVQPGSLRAWVLACRPATLTAAVVPVMVGSAVAHAVGAFRALPALAALVGAILIQIATNFANDVFDHEKGADTEERLGPTRATASGLLTPRQMRAGLVATIALTLVPGIYLVAVGGWPIVAIGIASVLSGVAYTGGPYPLGYHGLGDVFVFVFFGLVAVCGTVFVQVDAVPPLAWLASVPVGAIATAVLVVNNVRDRETDVKAGKRTLAVRLGKRGGIAEYALLMVMAYAAPVVAVLGLGLGPWVLLPLASLPLAIVLLNKLATGEGRPLNAVLARTAMLLLVYGALFSGGLVLS
- a CDS encoding isochorismate synthase, with the translated sequence MSSSFVARALEAATRQRAPAEIIAITVPAMPVAPDRLLVARGADDAPILFWDASAREREGGGALAGWGEAARVEGSGPERLRQVIAEAERLFAQVFEVRHPEAEGAPSPRLFGGLSFRPEPRREAPWAAFGDASFVLPRLRYAVRGGRGSLQLCARVEDLLREDRRAVIVADFERAQEAITAAGRGVPMHREGGAGDARIEGMTSAAFCELVEAALAHIRSRALEKVVAVAPSHVTSSRAIDIGAALVRMGEDYGDCTRFAIQRGDAVFVGASPERLVARSGRVVETDGLAGTARRGANEEAIKDALFTSAKERREHAIVVEAIARVLESATTALDVPAEPVIRTLRNVHHLWTPIRATLRAPLHVLSLVESLHPTPAVCGTPREDAVAFIAQNEPSGRGWYTGAVGWLDGAGDGDFAVAIRAGLVGAREAWLYAGAGIVEGSDPRSEFAETRAKQAPMLTALGIGA
- a CDS encoding mandelate racemase/muconate lactonizing enzyme family protein; this encodes MRVARSRVLLTPGEGRGRPFVRLALEDEAGRVGIGEASPLAGFSADDAASCAEALGGIEARLGPVDERIERAIAPVLPALSALPSARFALETALLDLAGQSAGLSVAELLAGTRAHAEVAVNGLLDASADDLVKAGMDLVARGRAALKIKLRARDEEGFQREKRRLEELRHALPEPFELRLDPNAAWTLEEARRRLEALAPLAIRFVEQPVAPEELVHLGPTPVPWAADESLRLPGLADKLAALPGCAAFILKPAVLGGLLPALAIAQIAAEKSVDLVVTHLFDGPVGMAAACELSRALPRSPLASGLDAHPLLATYPPLAIPQATRAGRVKAAALPGLGFTEEERSRWMA
- a CDS encoding hydroxymethylglutaryl-CoA reductase, degradative, coding for MKRSITSRLAGFYKRPPEGRLVLLREMGAASVEAFEHLARGGGLPVALADRMSENVLATHALPLSVGLNFLVNGRDVLVPMAVEEPSVVAAASNAAKMVRGAGGFKGEADAPVMTAQIQLDDVPDPASAAARVLEHRERILALGDASIPRMVSRGGGCRDLEARVLDDALGVLVFHVHVDVGDCMGANTVDTVAEAIAPAIHAITGGTMGLRILTNLTLRRRVRVSAEVRDEEVGGAEIAQGIARASRFAELDVFRAVTHNKGFMNGLDAVAVALGQDFRAIEAGAHAFASMSGKYRPLSTWKRAPGGLVGEAELPLAVGTVGGSVNAHPGVRAALELLGVESAAELSVVMASVGLASNLAALRALAGEGIQRGHMRLHERKRELPSVPPAAMTAAREEAT
- the menB gene encoding 1,4-dihydroxy-2-naphthoyl-CoA synthase; amino-acid sequence: MTLPKWIAVSGFEDIKYEKSEEGIAKITINRPQVRNAFRPLTVKEMIRAFDDARDDENIGVVILTGEGKEAFCSGGDQRVRGEGGYVGDDGIPRLNVLDLQRQIRSLPKPVVAMVAGYAIGGGHVLHVVCDLTIAADNARFGQTGPRVGSFDGGFGSSYLARIIGQKKAREIWFLCRQYDAKQALEMGLVNTVVPVDQLEEETVKWCREMLELSPIALRFLKSAMNADCDGQAGLQEFAGNATLLYYLSEEAKEGKNAYLQKRKPNFKKFRRLP
- the menD gene encoding 2-succinyl-5-enolpyruvyl-6-hydroxy-3-cyclohexene-1-carboxylic-acid synthase encodes the protein MSSSNLHSAWAELFIRSLASAGVADIVISPGSRSTPLALAAARIGGLRCHTAVDERSAAFFALGQARVTGRPSALVCTSGTAGAHYLPAIIEASQSFVPMVAITADRPWELADVAAPQTIDQLRLFGAHARHFAELGLPDPAPSALRAVPRIAAQAVALSLSPLPGPVHVNARFRKPLEPVSTSSPEPWQPLVDELLRRGPTRVFAPEVAPSPAALDEIAKLAARSERGLIVCGPSPLDPGRRFGPAIRKLARVTGFPVLAESTSGARFAGAGKGFTACPAFDSLLRIPAFRRAHVPDLILEIGAPPTSQGYADLVAENPRVPRYVLAHHGYSDPAGTATALVLGDPAAAAAGIQQRLASRGQPAQSAWATSFARADARAWSIAAEVSVAPELTEACVARGVVDACPEGSVLVIGNSTPVRDIDVWAPARAAALDVLHQRGASGIDGLVSGAAGALSATDRPVTLLLGDLSLLHDIGGLALARRADRPLVIVVVQNDGGRIFEHLPIVKSAERPDFDKYFTMPEPVDLAEAAASFGIRFARVQAPAELASALGEAHARPGATLVEAVVPPGDGAARVARFRAELAAALAAEPETVFAPRAPRGEGATS
- a CDS encoding polyprenyl synthetase family protein is translated as MTIATYPMDYVPPHDVVKSLEKGCEGHGLDPLAGRLADLRAFLASDLDEVDLALAQVGVGGQTVAHASARHLLGQDGKRLRPICVALAAYAGRGFGDAARTYAVAVELVHNATLLHDDVVDLGARRRGADAARVIYGNAASIFGGDWLLVEALCRIQKTGNAEVLARMLEVIKEMVIAESMQLGRRGRLDGSRAEYFRIVDGKTASLFRWAMFAGAKAGGVSPEGCDALVEYGKKLGIAFQLVDDVLDVAGDPETTGKAMLADLGEGKMTYPLLLAMERCPELLPLLEAACRGEEVRADVGARVSSTLRASGVVDDCLALARRMCAEAIAVIAPLPDGIAKTALEAVARATPERRK